Within Sorangiineae bacterium MSr11367, the genomic segment GAGTCGGAAGCGGTCGAATCGCTCGCGCTCGGCTCTGGAATCGGGGGCCTGATCGCGATCGTCGAGCTCGCGGTCTGCGCGTTCGTATTGTCGAAAGGAGCAGGAGCTGCGACGGAGCTCGTTCTATTGGCTTTATGGTCGCTCCTCAGCGTTTTCATGGTGCGGACGTTTCTCGAGAGAAGCCGCGACTGGACGGCGACGCGCCTCGCGATGACCAACGACCTCGTCGAGCGCATCGTCGGGCATCGCACGCGTCTCGCGCAGCAGGCGCCAGAGAACTGGCATCGAGGCGAGAACGAGGCCGTGTCCGAGTACATCGCGCACTCGGAGCGGATGGACGCGTCGGCGGCGCGCATTGCCGCACTTTTGCCAAGCGGCTGGCTCGTCGTGGCCATGCTCGGTCTCGTGCCGACGCTTCTCTCAGCGCCCGCCTCGGCGCCCTCGCTCTCGTCCGGTTCGCTCGCGATCGCGCTTGGCGGAATCCTTCTCGCCTCGGGTGCCCTCGGCCGCTTGGCGGGCGGCCTCACGAGCCTGGGCGGTGCGCTCATCGCTTGGAAGCAGGTGGCGCCGCTCTTCGATGCCGCGGCCCGCATCGAGCTTACCGCATCGCCCGATCTTGCCTGCTCCGCCTCCAGCGAGCTCCCAGGGAGCGCGCTCCTGGAGGCGCGCGACGTCACCTTTCGGTATCGGGAACGAGGGGAGTCCGTTCTGCGTGGGTGCACGCTTCGGATGGAGGCGGGCGAGCGGATCCTTCTCGAAGGAGGGTCCGGCGGCGGGAAATCGACCTTGGGAGCCTTGCTCGCGGGACTGCGATCCCCCGAAACAGGCCTTCTCCTCCTCCATGGTCTCGATCGAAGTACGCTCGGCGCCGAGGCGTGGCGGAGGCGCGTCGTGGCCGCACCTCAGTTTCATGAGAATCATGTGCTTTCGGGGATGTTCGCCTTCAACTTGCTGATGGGGCGCGTGTGGCCCCCGAGCCAGGAGGACCTCGAAGAAGCCGAGGCCATTTGCCGGGAGCTCGGCCTCGGTGCGCTGCTCGAGCGCATGCCCGGCGGTTTGATGCAAATGGTTGGCGAGACCGGATGGCAGCTTTCCCATGGCGAAAAGAGTCGTGTGTACATTGCACGAGCTCTGCTCCAAAACGCCGATCTCGTCATTCTCGATGAGAGCTTCGGTGCGCTCGATCCCGAAACGATGCGCAAGGCCATGCGCTGCGTCGACCAAAGGGCGCGCGCACTCCTCGTGATCGCGCATCCGTAAATCTGGTTACGGCATGGAGAGCGGGGCGATCGCGACGGTGGTGAACCCATCGGGGCTGCTCTCGAACGACGCGACCATTTGCACCGGGCCACGGGTGTAGACGCGGGCGTCGGGGAGGCGCTGGGCGACGGCTTCGGAGCGGGACCATCCGTGCGTGCGCATTTCGTCGTCGTAGGCGCCGACGCTCGCGGGCAGCGCCCGTTGGACCTCGTACACGCGCACGCCGTAGGCTTCGCCGTCGAGGGCCGCGGCAAAGGTGCGCCGCGAGCCGGGCGGTCGCGGTACGCCGTCGAAGTCGCCGCCAGGTGCGTCGCCCTCGGCAGGAAAGAGCGTCTCGAGGGGCGCGGCGGAATCCGTGGCCACCGTGATGATGCTGGTCCTCCCGCCGTCGGCGCGCTTCACCATCGAGTAGCGAACCCGCGTCGAGTCATCCCTCTGCCGAAAGACGCAGAGCATTGCGGCCGCGTTGTCGGTTCCCTGGTGATCGATGCGGTCGAGCCGGAGATCGCCCCCGAGCGAAGGCCGATCGTCGCGGGCTGCCTCGCCACCGAGCATCGTCGCGCGATCGCCGCTCTGGCATTCGCGGCGGATGCCCTCGACGGCGCCCTCGAGCGATTCCCGGGTCGAGCTCGTGCGAAAAAAGACCCGCGAGCCATTGAGGGACACGAAGCGGCCATTCTCCGCGTGGTGGGCCACGGGAAGCGCTTCGAACCGGGCCATTTGCGCGAGGAGGGCGTGCTCTTCGCGGCGCACCTGCATCGCATGGGCGACGAGAGGCACCATCCCGAGGAGAAGGAGAATGGGAGGGGCCAGGCGGAAAAGCACCGAGCGCATCACGGATTGGGGCCGTAGCCTCGAATGGTCGTATCGAAGATCGAGCCGCGGTACTGGTTGATGCTCGGAATGGGGCTGTCCTTCGAGCGCTCCAGGCACGCCAGCGCGCGGTTCCCGGTGAAGGTGTGCGTCCCTTCGCCGACCAATTGATGCGGCGTCACCCCGCCCGAGGATGCATTGGCGAACGTGCCGCGCAACGGTTCGGTGTACACGGGATACGTTCGCTCGTGGCCGATTCCGAACAAGGCCAGAATGGCGAAGATTTGCGACACGTTCAGATTCCCTTGCGGGCGCACCTGCAGGGAACTCGGCACGCCGCCCGCACTGCTCGAGGCCGCGGAAGCCGCGCCGCCCGAGCAATAGGACATGGCGTTGGCGATCGACGACTGCTGCACCGAGTCCTCGGCGCGGCGTCGGGCGGTGGTGGCATCGCCGACGTACTTCTCGCCGAGCACCAGGACGACGAACCACACCATGACCGCGGCCGCCTCCAGGGTCATGGAGACATGGGAAAAGCCACGCTTTCGAGCCCTTTTCATAGGCCCCCCTTGTTGCGCCCCGCGACCATGGCGTACTTCCACGCGGCCACGAACGGCTGCTGGTCGTGGGTAACGCTCGCGAATTCGCTTTCCCCCCCGTCGGGGAAATACCATTTCGCGCAGGCTTGGTATTCGTGCCGCTCACGCAGCGTGTTCGACTCGGAGGACTGCCCGAAGCTCATGACCGTGCGAACCGCATTGGAGATGTTCGTGATGGTCCCGTTGACCTCCGCCGACGAGTAGGCGCATGCGCGCATGCTGTCGGCATGGTTCCAATCAGAATCCGTCGGCGCCCGCGTGGTGCCGCCCAATTTGGATTCGCTGAACGAGGCGGGTAATCCAATGTTGTGCAAATACGATGCGGTGTTCGACTCCAACTTGTCGTTGTCGCACTTCTCACGGTCGAACGTGCACGAGGTAATTTGGCCCGATTTCGAATCCTGGTACGAATAATCCGTTTGCCGGCCGAACCCGCGCTGCGTCTTTTCCGGTGTTCGAACCACGCACTTGACGTACTTGGCGACGTCCGCGGAAAAACTGGGTTGCCCGCCGTCGGCCCCCTCCCCATCCGGGGGAGGGCTGGGGTGGGGGAGCCGCATGTGCATCCGCTCCTCGAGCTCCCCACATTGCTTCGCCGTATCCTTCGCAATGCTCGGAATCTGCGGCAACTTGAGCGGACTCGATGACCCACCACCGCCGCTGGGCGCCCCGCAGATGGCCTGCGGCAACGTCGCCACCAGCGCTTGCGGAAGGCCCTGCAACAGGTTCTCCATCAACAGGGGAAAGGCATGGCCCGGCATCTCCGACCCCAGGGCATCCTTCTGCGCGAGCGAGCACGAGGTCGGCGTACTGTCGCCGGCCCAGATGTCCTTGGTCATCGAAGGATCCTCGGCACGGATGCTTACGTTCCCGTCCCCACTCCCTCCGAGCCCCGAGCGAACCTGATCGAGCGAGGCGATGGAGGTGACCTTGTCGATGGTCGACGAAAGCTTGCCCAGCGTTCCCCAGAGGAACTCCTGTTTCGCCCGCACCCAGACCAACTTGGCCAGCGCCCGCGGCTTGTTGGCCATGTACTCCGCGCAGATCTTCTGCATATGCGGATTGAACCATTGCGGGCACGCGATGGCCGCGTTCACATCCATGGTGATGTTGTCCGCCTCCACGGCGAACCTCGGACCCATGATGGACGAGGAGATGACATTGTTGTTCGCATTGGAGTTCGCGGCACGCGCATGGTCCGCCCCCAACCTGGACGCCGCGTGGTTGGCATGGCCGACCTGGGTTTCGTAATAGAAGGACAGGTAGGATTCCGTCCCGCGAAACGTGCCGAGCCCAATGGTCAGGGCGCCCATGAACAGCTGCGAAAAAGTGAGCGACATCGTCATGGCATCACGCTCCGTCCCGCATGTCGCAGCCCATCGCGACCGTCGTCTGTTTCGCCACGAAGGTGACGTGCCGCGGGGAGCCCGAGCACATCATTTGTGCAGCGAAGGGCAAATCGCAGGGAAATTCGCAGCGAACCTCGACCTCGACTTGGCGCGAACCCGGTGTGCCTCCGTGCTTGGGGCGTGCGGTGACTTGGCAGGTCTGGGCGTCGTTGGACGCCAATCCGAGTACCGGGTCGACGCTCGCGCGGATGGCCGAGGCGCGGCCGCCGGTGAATTCACCCTGGGATGCACCGCCGAAGTCGCGCCCATCGGCGCAGATCGTTTTCATCGCCGTGTCGGCGGCGATGGCCGCGGCGTGGTCGACCATGTCGCGCTGCATGTAGTTGCGCGAGAGCTGCACATTCATCAAAAAGACGCCCGATACGATGAACCAGGTGGGCGCGAACGCGAACATGTTGGAGACGCCGCTTCCGTTCGTGTCGGAGAGGAATCTCTGGCAAACACCGCGGACGTATTTCATGGCCATATTCCATGACGCACGATGGCGACCGAGAGTCCCGCGAGAATGGCGGGGCCCAAAACCACCGGTGGAAGCTTGCGCACCGTCAAGTACGGTAGCTGCTTTTGCCTCCGGCGAAAGATATTGCCCAGTCCAATCTTCAGATTGCCAAGGCGGTCCCAGAAGGCGCCGCTTCGTACGACGCGCCATGGGAAGATCACCAAGAAGAGGATGGCGAAGGCAAACCCTTCGGCGTCGAAGCCGATCCTCGGGCCGCATAGCGCGCCGATGGCAGCGAGAAGCTTGACGTCGCCGCCGCCCATTTCCCGGCGTGAATAGCTGAATAGCGGTACCGCTGCGCAAATGGCTACGCCCGTGAGGGATGCACCGAACCCGCGAAGCGCCCCATGGAATCCGCCGTCGACGTAGCCCACCGCCGTGTGCAGCGCGAGGCCCACGACGACTCCTCCCAAGGTCAGGACGTTGGGGATCCTTCCCGAGAAAAAGTCCCATACCGCCGCCACCACGGCGATGGCGTAGCATACCCAAATCGCCGTTCTTACGATGTCCATCGCAGTGTTCTCCGTGTAGCCAGTGCCAATTGCCGCCTTCGTGCACGAGCGCGTGCGCGTGCACGATCTCGTGCACGAAGACGATCATGAGCACGATCACGAATCACGTAGTCGTTCACGTGATCGTGATCGTGGTCGTGCACGCGCACGTGCACGTGCACGTCCTTTCACTGCGTCAGAGTTTGCGTAGTCGAGTTGATGGCTTGTTGCGATGGCTGAAGGCTTTGTTGCCCACCTCCGCTACCGCCGGATCCACCACCACCGACCGAACCGCTGATCCCTCCGGGACCCGATACGCTCACTCCATCTTTTCCGACATTGAACGTCCACCCGGAGCCACTTCCAATGCCGCTCCCGATTCCTCCAGCGCCGCCCGGATTGGCACCGCGCTCCAGGACGTTGACCTGATTTTGAAATGTCTTTGCCGCGCTATTGGACGACGAAAACAGCGACGGCAACGTGAGCCCCACCATCGCGGCACCGGCAGCCGTGAGCAGCATGTACGTGGTGAGATCGCTGTTGCCCCGCCGGTCCGCGAAGAGGGTACGGACCCGACGTATGATGGATATTCGCATGGTCTTTCCTTCTCTTCGCGACGGGCGATGTGGGGGCTTACTTCTGGCTGGCGAACGGCGCCTTGACTTTTTCGGTGGTCTCGGACTGCGCACCGGTCGCCTGGTTGATCTGCTGGCTCGTCTTGTCGCTCGAGCTGCTCGAGTTGTTCGTCACCGCGGTCGTGGCCGCGGCCGCGCCCGTGATCGCCACCGCGCCGATGACCACCTTGGCCGCCGAGGAGATGTGCACCGTCTTGTCGGCGTAGCTCATGTCACCGCGCTCGTCGCGGATGAGGTTCGTGGCGAACTGACGAATACGTACGATAGCGTTCATATCGTTCCTTCCTTCCTATGTTGTTATGTGAAACCGTTTGCTCAACGTCGTTGCGTGAGCAACGTCTTGTGCGCCGTATCCATCTGCCCCGCGAGCCTCTGCCCAGCAGCACGTGCCGCGAGGGACATCGGATAGACGAAGCAGCCGAGAAGCGCGGCAATGGACAGCACCTGCTCGAGGGGAGTGAACCCCGCCGCGCGGCGCCGTTTTCGTGCATTCGCTCTCACGCCCGCATCTACTTCACGGTCCATGCCACGGCGTGCGGGAGTGTCTTCTTCGTCTTCTCTCCCTCCCGATGCCGATTCCGTCGATCGAAGATCGGGAGCGCGAGGGGCAGCGGGAGCGGGAAGAGGAACTACATGTTCCGCGAACGGAACGGAGGCTTCCGCGCTAGGTCGCGGGGCGGACGCGTGCTCGGATCATGCGCAGGTAGCGCTCTCCGATGCCCGACGCGGCGGCGGCGCGGGCCGAGTCTCCGCCGTGCAATTTCAGCAAATGCACGACGTAACGCCGCTCGAACTCGCGCAGGACCTGCTCGCGGGCCTCGGCCAGGGGCAAATTTTGGCCGACTACGTTCTCGATGAAGTCGCGGGCCAGGGCGAATTCGCCGTCTTCGCCCTCGATGGGCAAAGGCTGCCGGAAAAGCTCGGAATACGAATCCGCGAGCTCCCCGAGGGCGACCAACCGCGCCACCGTGTTGGCCAGCTCGCGCACGTTGCCTGGCCACGAATGACTAAGCAGCCGATCGAGCAAATGCACGGGAAACGGCTTCTCGCGGCCCCCGTAAAGCTCCCAGAAATGCCGCGCCAGCGGCTCGATGTCATCCCGACGATCGCGCAGCGGCGGCAGGGCAATGCGGGCGACGGCAAGCCGGAAGAAAAGGTCGTCTCGGAAGCGCCCCGCCTGCACTTCTTTGTCGAGATCGCGCCGCGTGGCCGCGATCAGCCGGACGTCGACCTTCACCCAGCGCGAGCCGCCCAAACGCCGGATCTCCGACTTCTGGATGGCCCGCAAAAGCTTGCTCTGGAGGGATTTTTCCAGGTCGCCGATCTCGTCGATGAGGAGCGTTCCGCCGTGGGCCTCTTCGAAAACGCCGGCTCGCGCCGAGGCGGCGCCGGTGAATGCACCCTTCTCGTGCCCGAAAAGCGCTGATTCCAAGAGCGAGGCGGGGACCGCCGTGCAGTCGAACACCACGAAAGGCCCGGTGGCGCGGCGGCTGGCGGCGTGAAGCGCCTCGGCCATGACCTCTTTGCCCGTGCCGGTTTCGCCTTCAATGACAAGCGGCACGTCCGATTCCGCCAGCCTGCGGCATAGAGGATAGAGCCGGCGCATCGCCAGGCTCGAACCGAGCACGGGGCCGAAGCTCGTATCCGGGGAAACCGGGATCGGCTTGGACTTCACTTCGATGTCGACGCGGGCGACCGTGGAGCCGATCTGGATCTCCTCGCCGCCGGTCAAAAGGGCCTCTCCGACCCGTGTATCGTTAACGAACGTCCCGTTTTTCGAGCCTAAATCGCGTACGCGTAGGTACGTATCGTACACATCCAGACTCGCGTGCCGCCTGGACACCTCGGGGTCCCGCAGCCTTACCGAGCAGACCTCGCTGGTTCCCAGCAGCAGCGGGCAGGCCGCTGCGCCGTCGACGACCAGGACGACGCCTGCATCGGGCCCGCGCACGAAAGTCAGCTGAAATGACGTCGTTGCGGAGTTTCGTTTCGGGCGGAGGACCGTCTCTTCGGACAAGGACGGGTGCACGGGCGACCCCATGACGGAACTATCGCATCCATCTGGCCCAGAGACAAAGCAAGGCGGTCGGGTTGGAACGCGGCTCGCATATGTACGGATTCAGAACAACGGATTCAGAACACGACGGGGCCGGCCGGTTTGGGCTTCCGAACCACCTTGGGTTTGTCCCGCGTGAATTTCATCTCGAAGACCTGAATGTCATCATGATCGGGCATTTCAAACGTAGCGGCGGGATTCTGAGGGTGAACCTTTTCATTTTCCTTGCCCCCCGTCCCCAGAACGAGCTGGGCCCTATCGTGGACCTCCATGTCCATACTGACGTGGGCGCTTCCGGAGCGATCCGTCCGCGCCACTTCCTTCCCCAAGTAGAAGACGGGGAGGTTCGGACCCTCGCTGGCTCGCACGGCCACGACGAGCGTGTGACGCGTCGAACGGCACGTGACCGAGTATTCGGCGGGCGTGGACGATCCGACATCGAAGTTGCGAATGGGCAACGGACTGGTGGGGGACCGGAATCCGTCCGGGCAGCGAACTTGGACGGAGAAGGTCTCGCCCTCGGCACCACGGACATCGAGCCTGGCTCGCCCCTCGGCATCGGTCCGAGCGACGAGCCGCGGTCCGGTGAAGACTTCGACCCCGCCAACGGGAGATCCGTTTTCAGCCTGCGCCCGTATCACTACCGCGGTTGCCGGCGGCCCGGGGGGCTCACCGCACGCCATCGTCGCGGTGACGGAGAGAATACCAAGTAGTGCAATCGTCGTAGTTCGCATTTCCAATCAACAAAGCATCGTTCGTTCCAAGAGGTGACACTATGAAGCTGCGCGCCACGCTGCTCGCGATGTTGATCGCGAGCGTCGGAGGATTCCTATTGTGGCAATACCTGAAACGCTTCGAGGCGGAGGCCTCCGGTGGTGCGCGCATCGGCGTGCTGGTCTCGGTGCGCACCCTGGAGCCGGGGGCCATCTTGCGCGACGAGGACATCGGCGAGCGGTTCATTCCGCAGTCGTACGTCGAGACGCGCGCGATTCGCTCGTCGGATCGCGCGCGCATTGCCAACTTGCGCATTGCGGCTCCTCTCGAGGCGCAGCAGCTCATCATGTGGACGGACATCGTGCTGGCGAATGACGACAAGCGCGACGTCGCCAGCTTGGTGCAGACGAACATGCGCGCGGTGACCATCCATACGGAGACGAAGGCCAACATGCTGGTGCACGCCGGCGACCGCGTGGACGTTCTCGCCACGTTCCAGCGGCCGAACAGCAACGACGTGCGCACCGGCGTCGTGCTCTTGCAGAACGTGCTGGTCCTCGGCCGCAGCAACGAGTCGCCCGAACGCGGGCAGACGGAGGGGAGCGATCTGGCGTTGAGCCTATCGCTGCAGAATGCACAGATTCTCTCCGTCGCCGCCGACAAGGGAAAGCTCTCCGTCGCGCTGCGTAGCCCCGAGGATAACCGCCTGCAGGAGGGGCTGGGCGAATACGGCTCGGACAAGCTGGTGACCTTGCCGCAAAAGGCCGCGGTGGTGGCGGCTCCTGCCGGCCCGCAGGCCATGCAGTCGGTGAACCGATGATGCGCGCACGAGCTTACCTATGCGCGGCGATGCTCTTCGGGGCGGCACTGGCCGCCGCATCCGATGCGCGCGCCCAGACCGCGAAAGATCAAGGCGGTCCCACGCGTGCGACCACGGTGGAGATGACCCTCATCGTGGGCGAGAACAAGACGATTCCCGCGCAGGGGGTGACGAGCTACTCGGTGGGCGCGGGCGGCATCGTCGACGTGAAGGTGGCGCCGGGGCTTTCGCAGTTCGTCTTCGTGGGTGCCCGTCCGGGAAGCACCACGGTGCTGATGCTCATGCAGAACGGCACGCAGGTGACGTATGCGATCACCGTGTACGCACGCTCGCCCGAGCAGGTGCAGCAGGAGGTGGAGCAGCTCCTGGTCGGCTACACCGGCCTTCGCCTTCGCAAAGTCGGCACGCGCTTCTTCATCGAGGGCGGCGTGGCCACCGACGGAGATGCACGCCGCATCGCGCTCATTGCCAGCCTGTATCCGGGCCAGGTGGAGTCGCTGGTGGTGGTGGGGTCGGTGGGCATCGAGCACACGATCAACATCCGCATCGACTTCTATTTCGTGCAGTACGACAAGACGTCGACCTACGGCGCGGGCGTGCGCTGGCCTGGAGCGGTGGGGCCTGGTGGCTTGGTCATCACCCGCGATCTGGTGGCCAACGCCACCAACGCGACCGCAACGTTGGATCAAGCGCTCCCCGCGCTGGATCTCGCGCAGACCCGAGGTTGGGCGAAGGTGCTCAAGCACTCGACGGTGGTGACGACCAGCGGCTCGGAGGCCACCTTCGAGAACGGCGGCGAGCAGAACTTCCCCGTGTCCGCCGGGCTTACGGGCACCGTGCAGGCCATCAAGTTCGGTACGAACATGACGGTGGTGCCGCGCTACGACTCGGTCACGCGCGATCTCGAGGTGAAGGTGAACGCGTTCGTGAGCGATCTGACCCCGCCGGCGGCGGGCTCGCTTCCCGGGCGCAAGACGTCGACGGTGAACACCTTCGTTCACTTGAAGCTGGGGCAGTCGATCGTGCTCTCGGGCATCCGAAGCAGCTCGACCACGCACTCGGTGTCCGGAATACCGCTCCTCAGCCAAATACCGGTTTTGGGCTTGCTGTTCGGTAGCCATCAGAACAGCGAGGCGGAAATCGAGGGCGCGGTGTTCATCATTCCGAGCATCGTCGAATCGGTGCCGCGCAAGGCGTACGACATCGTCGATGCGGCGATGAAGCAGTACGACGATTACAGCGGCAATCTCGATTCGGTGAATGCCTATTCTAAACCGCCCCCGAACTACAAGTGATCGCCATGCAGGTTCCCATTCGAGTCACGCACCGCGATACGGACATTTCGACCATGCTGGTGGCCGCGCCGGCGGTATTGGTCGTAGGGCGCCATTCCGAGTGCCAATTGCGGCTGGATGGCGATCTGGTGTCGCGCACCCATGCCAAGCTGCTCTTGGGCGCCGCGACCTTCATCGTCGAAGACGTCTCCAGCAACGGGACCGAGGTTGCGCCGGGGGTCATGCTCCATCGCGCGCGGCGCGAGCTCGTTTATGGAAGCTTGGTTCGTATTGGTCCTTTTGCCGTCCGGGTGGGGGATGAAGATCCCAGTTTGGATTTGGCCCCCCCACCCCAACCCTCCCCCGAGGGGGGAGGGGGCCCTGGAGTTCCGTCGCCCGCAAGGGCTCCCTCCCCCCCGGGGAGGGGGAGTGAACATGACGACGAAGACCTCGTCGACGTCGTCGCCCTCCGCCGGCGCATCCACCAGGAGCTCCTCAAGAACCTCGATCTCGCGAAAATCGACCCCACCCGCGCCGACGACCCATCGCTGCGGCCGCGCGTCCTCACGGCGCTCAAGCGCATCGTTCGCGATCTCGACGACGACATCCCCGAGGACATTTCCCGCGATGCCTTCATCGGCGAACTCGTCGAAGAAGCCCTCGGCCTCGGACCCCTCGAACCGCTCCTCGCCGATCACACCGTGACGGAGGTCATGGTCGTCGATCCGACGACGATCTTCGTCGAGCGCGCGGGCAAGCTCGAGCCGACTCACACCGTTTTTACCGACGATGAGCGCGTGCGCGCGGTCATCGAACGCATCGTTGCGCCGCTCGGTCGGCGCATCGACGAATCGCAGCCGCTCGTCGATGCGCGCCTTCGGGACGGCTCGCGCGTCAACGCGATCATCCGCCCTCTC encodes:
- a CDS encoding ABC transporter ATP-binding protein/permease; translated protein: MSGAGLDLERSGWPLEQAGAAMLALSKRAGLAPRPVAIPSLPEAVDARQETQLGPWMESLASWFGIEAERIDSAYSSVEHLIRGLAPALVRITQGGRTSLLALAGFRAGRVLLLGPDLEVRAVPAREIRAALCAELEAPHAAKIDAMLDMAGLRSRRRERAKLAILSRLLGRANVGDCWILRLPPGAPFFAQLRAAGLGGKAAALALVHTAQYVLNLASWAMLGQGALQGRIDMGLLLAWALLFVTQVPFRVLESRAQGLFAIDAGGLLKRRLLHGALRLAPEEIRAEGAGGLLGRVIESEAVESLALGSGIGGLIAIVELAVCAFVLSKGAGAATELVLLALWSLLSVFMVRTFLERSRDWTATRLAMTNDLVERIVGHRTRLAQQAPENWHRGENEAVSEYIAHSERMDASAARIAALLPSGWLVVAMLGLVPTLLSAPASAPSLSSGSLAIALGGILLASGALGRLAGGLTSLGGALIAWKQVAPLFDAAARIELTASPDLACSASSELPGSALLEARDVTFRYRERGESVLRGCTLRMEAGERILLEGGSGGGKSTLGALLAGLRSPETGLLLLHGLDRSTLGAEAWRRRVVAAPQFHENHVLSGMFAFNLLMGRVWPPSQEDLEEAEAICRELGLGALLERMPGGLMQMVGETGWQLSHGEKSRVYIARALLQNADLVILDESFGALDPETMRKAMRCVDQRARALLVIAHP
- a CDS encoding A24 family peptidase; this encodes MDIVRTAIWVCYAIAVVAAVWDFFSGRIPNVLTLGGVVVGLALHTAVGYVDGGFHGALRGFGASLTGVAICAAVPLFSYSRREMGGGDVKLLAAIGALCGPRIGFDAEGFAFAILFLVIFPWRVVRSGAFWDRLGNLKIGLGNIFRRRQKQLPYLTVRKLPPVVLGPAILAGLSVAIVRHGIWP
- a CDS encoding sigma 54-interacting transcriptional regulator produces the protein MGSPVHPSLSEETVLRPKRNSATTSFQLTFVRGPDAGVVLVVDGAAACPLLLGTSEVCSVRLRDPEVSRRHASLDVYDTYLRVRDLGSKNGTFVNDTRVGEALLTGGEEIQIGSTVARVDIEVKSKPIPVSPDTSFGPVLGSSLAMRRLYPLCRRLAESDVPLVIEGETGTGKEVMAEALHAASRRATGPFVVFDCTAVPASLLESALFGHEKGAFTGAASARAGVFEEAHGGTLLIDEIGDLEKSLQSKLLRAIQKSEIRRLGGSRWVKVDVRLIAATRRDLDKEVQAGRFRDDLFFRLAVARIALPPLRDRRDDIEPLARHFWELYGGREKPFPVHLLDRLLSHSWPGNVRELANTVARLVALGELADSYSELFRQPLPIEGEDGEFALARDFIENVVGQNLPLAEAREQVLREFERRYVVHLLKLHGGDSARAAAASGIGERYLRMIRARVRPAT
- the cpaB gene encoding Flp pilus assembly protein CpaB, whose product is MKLRATLLAMLIASVGGFLLWQYLKRFEAEASGGARIGVLVSVRTLEPGAILRDEDIGERFIPQSYVETRAIRSSDRARIANLRIAAPLEAQQLIMWTDIVLANDDKRDVASLVQTNMRAVTIHTETKANMLVHAGDRVDVLATFQRPNSNDVRTGVVLLQNVLVLGRSNESPERGQTEGSDLALSLSLQNAQILSVAADKGKLSVALRSPEDNRLQEGLGEYGSDKLVTLPQKAAVVAAPAGPQAMQSVNR
- a CDS encoding type II and III secretion system protein — translated: MMRARAYLCAAMLFGAALAAASDARAQTAKDQGGPTRATTVEMTLIVGENKTIPAQGVTSYSVGAGGIVDVKVAPGLSQFVFVGARPGSTTVLMLMQNGTQVTYAITVYARSPEQVQQEVEQLLVGYTGLRLRKVGTRFFIEGGVATDGDARRIALIASLYPGQVESLVVVGSVGIEHTINIRIDFYFVQYDKTSTYGAGVRWPGAVGPGGLVITRDLVANATNATATLDQALPALDLAQTRGWAKVLKHSTVVTTSGSEATFENGGEQNFPVSAGLTGTVQAIKFGTNMTVVPRYDSVTRDLEVKVNAFVSDLTPPAAGSLPGRKTSTVNTFVHLKLGQSIVLSGIRSSSTTHSVSGIPLLSQIPVLGLLFGSHQNSEAEIEGAVFIIPSIVESVPRKAYDIVDAAMKQYDDYSGNLDSVNAYSKPPPNYK
- the tadA gene encoding Flp pilus assembly complex ATPase component TadA; translated protein: MQVPIRVTHRDTDISTMLVAAPAVLVVGRHSECQLRLDGDLVSRTHAKLLLGAATFIVEDVSSNGTEVAPGVMLHRARRELVYGSLVRIGPFAVRVGDEDPSLDLAPPPQPSPEGGGGPGVPSPARAPSPPGRGSEHDDEDLVDVVALRRRIHQELLKNLDLAKIDPTRADDPSLRPRVLTALKRIVRDLDDDIPEDISRDAFIGELVEEALGLGPLEPLLADHTVTEVMVVDPTTIFVERAGKLEPTHTVFTDDERVRAVIERIVAPLGRRIDESQPLVDARLRDGSRVNAIIRPLALRGSCITIRKFPKKRLTTEDLVRLGSITPQMARFLDRCVVAKKNILISGGTGSGKTTLLNILSAAIPKDERIVTIEDAAELQLNQPHVVTLETKIANMEGKGAFTIRDLVRNALRMRPDRIVVGECRGGEALDMLQAMNTGHDGSLTTIHANSPEEALARLETLALMAGLDLPSRAIREQIGRSIHVIVQQSRMADGTRKITHISELDELEPDGHFETRTIFEYERTGVEEDGTVVGDFQATGYLPSFIDEMLVRGLIKKGGPYL